One Campylobacter sp. RM16192 genomic region harbors:
- a CDS encoding YajQ family cyclic di-GMP-binding protein, with protein sequence MATEHSFDISAQVDLMEVKNALETAKKEVAARYDFKGIAAEIELNEKDKFITLLSTSDNKIDALKDIVISKLIKRNIPPVAVSETKRESASGGNIKATLKLNDTLDSDNAKKITKAIKDAKLKVSAAIRGEEVRVAGKSIDDLQECIRIVKGLNLELPISFKNLK encoded by the coding sequence ATGGCTACCGAACATAGCTTTGATATAAGTGCGCAAGTTGATCTGATGGAGGTTAAAAACGCTCTTGAAACAGCGAAAAAAGAGGTTGCCGCAAGGTATGACTTTAAAGGTATCGCTGCTGAGATCGAGCTAAATGAAAAGGATAAATTTATCACTCTTCTTAGCACAAGCGATAATAAAATCGACGCGTTAAAAGATATCGTCATCTCAAAGCTTATCAAGCGCAATATACCGCCTGTGGCAGTTAGCGAAACCAAACGAGAAAGCGCAAGCGGAGGAAATATAAAAGCTACGCTTAAATTAAATGATACACTTGATAGCGATAACGCAAAAAAGATCACAAAAGCTATAAAAGACGCCAAACTAAAAGTAAGCGCCGCAATAAGAGGCGAAGAGGTAAGAGTAGCCGGCAAGTCGATTGACGATCTGCAAGAGTGTATAAGGATAGTTAAGGGCTTAAACTTAGAGCTTCCAATTAGTTTTAAAAATTTAAAATAA
- a CDS encoding D-2-hydroxyacid dehydrogenase yields MKIVCLDASTLGSDVSLDVFAKFGEFVSYDKTDKSETIERLKGADVVITNKVIIGRDVMDATNLKLICISATGMNNVDLDYAKAKNIAVKNVAGYSTNSVAQHTFACLLALVNRIKFYDDYVQSGEWVKSEIFTNLDRSIGEISGKNFGIIGLGEIGRSVARIAAAFGANVSYYSTSGANDNAEFKRQNLDELLNSCDIASIHAPLNEKTRNLISSKELNLMKEGAVLMNFGRGGIVDESALAKAIDERNLMACVDVLESEPMRENHPLLNIKNKENLIITPHVAWASKEAREKLINLIVKNIENFIKES; encoded by the coding sequence ATGAAAATAGTCTGCCTTGACGCTTCAACTTTAGGAAGTGACGTTAGCCTTGATGTTTTTGCTAAATTTGGCGAGTTTGTAAGTTATGATAAGACTGATAAAAGCGAGACCATAGAGCGTTTAAAGGGTGCTGATGTCGTGATAACTAACAAGGTTATTATTGGCCGCGATGTTATGGATGCGACAAATTTAAAGCTGATTTGTATAAGCGCAACAGGCATGAATAATGTCGATCTAGACTATGCAAAGGCTAAAAATATAGCCGTTAAAAACGTCGCAGGCTACTCGACTAACAGCGTTGCGCAGCACACTTTTGCTTGTTTGTTAGCGTTAGTAAATCGCATTAAATTTTACGATGATTATGTGCAAAGCGGCGAGTGGGTAAAGAGCGAAATTTTTACGAATTTAGATAGATCTATCGGCGAGATAAGCGGTAAGAATTTCGGCATCATCGGACTTGGTGAGATAGGAAGAAGCGTAGCTAGGATAGCTGCGGCCTTTGGCGCAAACGTTAGTTACTACTCAACAAGCGGAGCAAATGATAACGCCGAGTTTAAAAGGCAAAATTTAGACGAGCTTTTAAATAGCTGCGATATCGCAAGTATACACGCTCCCCTTAATGAAAAAACACGAAATTTAATCTCTTCTAAAGAGCTAAATTTGATGAAAGAGGGCGCAGTGCTTATGAATTTCGGGCGCGGCGGGATAGTTGATGAAAGCGCACTTGCTAAGGCAATTGATGAGCGAAATTTGATGGCTTGCGTAGATGTGCTTGAAAGCGAGCCGATGAGAGAAAATCACCCGCTTTTAAATATCAAAAACAAAGAAAATTTGATAATCACGCCACATGTCGCCTGGGCGAGCAAAGAGGCGCGTGAAAAGCTCATAAATTTGATAGTAAAAAATATAGAAAATTTTATAAAGGAGAGTTAA
- a CDS encoding glutathionylspermidine synthase family protein, which translates to MLNLKKVKPLDKAFLENIGFAWHTDSDDSSYIADELVEVSEQEAEAYYEAANELYDMFVTAGQHIIDNNLYHEVGIPFNLVDMVKESWENEVHWHLYGRFDLAGGLGGKPIKLIEFNADTPTAIFETAIIQWAILKFNGMDKSSQFNDLYEALKENFKRLITLSEDTSEFNKLYEGWKILFSSIAGSIEDEQSVKLLEYIAKEAGFHADFAYVDEVEFNDEEGIFKGGENYEYWFKLVPWEDIAVQEGELALILKNIMANQRAIILNPAYTLMFQSKGILKILWDLYPDHPLLLEASDKPLVSKKCVKKPIFGREGANVSIIEADGSVSVSSDGEYEKNRAVYQEFYEFNKDERGDSYQAGVFFAYEACALGYRKGGEILNNASKFVGHYIKG; encoded by the coding sequence ATGTTAAATTTAAAAAAAGTCAAGCCTTTAGATAAGGCGTTTTTAGAAAATATCGGCTTTGCTTGGCACACAGATAGTGACGATAGCTCATATATCGCAGATGAGCTTGTGGAGGTTAGCGAGCAAGAGGCCGAAGCATACTACGAGGCGGCAAATGAACTATACGATATGTTTGTAACCGCAGGGCAGCATATAATAGATAATAACCTCTATCACGAGGTTGGCATACCTTTTAATCTTGTTGATATGGTAAAAGAGAGCTGGGAAAACGAAGTTCACTGGCATCTTTATGGGCGATTTGACTTGGCGGGCGGACTTGGTGGCAAGCCGATAAAACTAATCGAATTTAACGCCGATACACCGACTGCGATCTTTGAAACCGCGATCATTCAGTGGGCGATTTTGAAATTTAACGGCATGGATAAGAGCTCGCAGTTTAACGATCTTTATGAAGCTTTAAAGGAAAATTTCAAGCGTCTTATAACGCTTAGCGAGGATACAAGCGAGTTTAACAAGCTTTATGAGGGGTGGAAAATTCTGTTTAGCTCTATTGCTGGCAGCATCGAGGATGAACAGAGTGTAAAACTGCTTGAGTATATCGCTAAAGAGGCGGGATTTCATGCGGATTTTGCCTATGTCGATGAGGTTGAGTTTAACGATGAAGAGGGCATCTTCAAAGGCGGTGAAAATTATGAATACTGGTTTAAGCTTGTTCCTTGGGAGGATATTGCCGTGCAGGAGGGTGAGCTTGCATTAATTCTTAAAAATATAATGGCAAATCAAAGAGCTATTATCTTAAATCCTGCTTATACGCTTATGTTTCAAAGCAAGGGCATTTTAAAAATTCTTTGGGATCTTTACCCAGATCATCCCCTTTTGCTTGAGGCTTCAGACAAACCGTTAGTAAGTAAAAAATGTGTTAAAAAGCCTATATTTGGGCGTGAAGGAGCAAATGTTAGCATTATAGAAGCTGACGGAAGTGTTAGTGTTAGCAGTGATGGCGAATACGAGAAAAACAGAGCCGTGTATCAAGAATTTTACGAATTTAACAAAGACGAAAGAGGTGATAGTTATCAAGCTGGAGTCTTTTTTGCCTATGAGGCTTGCGCGCTCGGGTATAGAAAAGGCGGAGAAATTTTAAACAACGCTTCTAAATTCGTGGGACACTACATAAAGGGTTAA
- a CDS encoding UPF0323 family lipoprotein, with translation MKRIKKIATYAAVGGFGAVVMAGLAGCSGGGEDQSVVQEAAQAQGAFVIIEETAPGSYKVLEEYPSSETRVVLKQLDGKERVLTKEEMDKLIAEENAKIDNGTSNLTKPDAQLSSGGLSLGETLLASAAGAILGSWIGSKLFNNQGFQSHRQTAYKNPSTYSRSVDSFNKAKATSSAGKPAGGKSGFFGSGSKTNQSVGG, from the coding sequence ATGAAAAGAATCAAAAAAATTGCAACTTATGCCGCTGTAGGCGGATTTGGCGCGGTAGTTATGGCAGGTCTTGCGGGATGTAGCGGAGGTGGAGAGGATCAAAGCGTAGTGCAAGAAGCAGCGCAAGCTCAAGGAGCTTTCGTCATCATAGAAGAGACTGCGCCTGGCTCTTACAAAGTGCTTGAAGAGTATCCAAGCAGCGAAACCAGAGTCGTGCTAAAGCAGCTTGACGGCAAGGAGCGCGTGCTAACAAAAGAGGAGATGGATAAGCTAATCGCCGAAGAAAACGCTAAGATAGATAACGGCACTTCAAATTTGACAAAACCTGATGCACAGCTTAGTAGCGGCGGGCTTAGTCTTGGCGAGACATTGCTAGCTTCGGCTGCGGGCGCTATTTTAGGAAGCTGGATAGGTAGCAAGCTGTTTAATAATCAAGGTTTCCAAAGCCATCGTCAAACAGCTTATAAAAATCCTTCGACTTACTCAAGAAGCGTTGATAGCTTTAATAAAGCTAAAGCTACAAGCTCTGCAGGCAAGCCTGCTGGCGGTAAGAGCGGATTTTTCGGTAGCGGAAGCAAAACTAATCAATCGGTAGGTGGATGA
- a CDS encoding DNA-binding protein has translation MRKLSVSEAAEVLGITKEAIYNRIRRKSLKSIDEKGIKYVLIEDDEATNEPQTKAKTTKTNTKKIVSNNSSETTEEQSEFIKFLLTQLEELKEQNRNLQDDKERLHAQKEQILIANKDEIAEIYKERDEKFRYFLQMLERPLLARQNGEYIRPIDVEFDEGYETTQSEEKAKFDSEVKDEPKVKKWLSLSEFLKGLNLKNKKIKKIQKLIIKNIGKSKFIKFKDGVIWVRNEKSIKQIVGEV, from the coding sequence ATGCGTAAGTTATCCGTTAGTGAAGCCGCCGAAGTTCTAGGCATAACAAAAGAGGCGATCTATAACAGGATAAGACGAAAAAGCTTAAAATCAATCGATGAAAAAGGCATTAAATACGTGCTAATCGAAGACGATGAAGCAACTAACGAGCCACAAACAAAAGCTAAAACAACCAAAACAAACACTAAAAAAATCGTTAGTAACAATTCAAGCGAAACTACTGAAGAGCAAAGTGAATTTATCAAATTTTTGCTAACACAGCTTGAAGAGCTAAAAGAGCAAAATAGAAATTTGCAAGATGATAAAGAGCGTTTGCACGCACAAAAAGAGCAAATTTTAATCGCTAACAAGGATGAAATCGCTGAAATTTACAAAGAGCGCGACGAGAAATTTAGATATTTTTTACAGATGCTTGAACGTCCGCTTTTAGCAAGACAAAATGGCGAATATATCCGTCCGATAGATGTCGAATTTGACGAAGGTTATGAGACAACCCAGAGTGAAGAAAAAGCTAAATTTGATAGCGAAGTAAAAGATGAGCCAAAGGTCAAAAAATGGCTTAGCTTAAGCGAGTTTTTAAAAGGCTTAAATTTAAAAAATAAAAAGATAAAAAAGATACAAAAACTGATCATTAAAAATATCGGCAAGTCAAAATTTATCAAATTTAAAGACGGCGTGATATGGGTAAGAAACGAAAAATCAATAAAACAGATAGTAGGTGAAGTATGA
- the rpsU gene encoding 30S ribosomal protein S21 — protein MPGIKVHPNESFDEAYRKFKKQVDRNLVVTEVRARRFFEPMTEIRKKQKISARKKMLKRLYMLRRYESKL, from the coding sequence GTGCCAGGAATTAAGGTACATCCTAATGAGTCTTTTGACGAAGCATATAGGAAATTTAAAAAGCAAGTCGATAGAAACCTTGTTGTAACTGAAGTTAGAGCAAGAAGATTTTTCGAGCCTATGACTGAAATTCGCAAAAAGCAAAAAATTTCAGCTCGTAAAAAAATGCTTAAACGTCTTTATATGCTTAGACGCTACGAGTCAAAACTCTAA